The DNA sequence AAACTGACGGTAGCCTCAGTTGAAttagcttttcattgctgtgatcaAAACACTTAACACAAAGAAGGTTAGAAAGGATGGATTTATTTTACTCATGATTTCAGACGGTTCGGTCCATCATGGCAGAGAGGGCAAAGCAGAGCAGAACAGTTCATATCATGGTggatgggaagcagagagagacaggaggcTCCGGATCTGGTAATAACTTTCAAAGTCACACTCCCAGTGACTCACTTCCTCCAGCGAGGTCCCACCTCCCGAGGTTTCCACAGCCTCCCAAAACAGCGCCACCATCTGGGGATCAAGTTTTCAAAATGTAAGATTGTGGGGGCCATTTCATATTTAAAGCATAACATGCCACCCcagcccccaaaggctcatggccATATCATAAAGCAAAATTCATTTAGTCCATTTCCACGAGTACCCGTATTCTTAACAGtttcaacattgttcaaaagtctaAAATCCACAGTCTCCATGAGATTTAAGGCAATCTCATAACTATGAGTGcctgtaaaaaataaacaaaaaaaaaaaccaagttacATACTTCTAACATTCAATTCTATACAGTAAACATGTTCATGCtaaaagggaagaaagggggAATCAGCCAAAGAATTGGATTAAATCAAGACCAACACCCAGCAAAACAAACAGTAACTCCTGTAGCTCCATGTTGGTCACCCAGGGCATGTGGTCCCATGAGGTGAATTCCAATGGGCTTGGGCCTGGATGACCTTGTTGTTTTGGAGTGTGCATGGGCTCTCTCCTGCCTGCAGCTTTCCTTGGCAGACATTCCATGTTCCAGGTATCTTCAACATCCTGGGGTCTCCATTGAAGTTTAGGCTACCATATTCCAAGACTTCTGGTCAGGGTAATAATGATCTTCAAGTCTAAGATTTTTGAGGTATGGGTAGGAGAGATTGGTTCCTTCACTTTTTGCAGAATTCTATGCAACATGGATGAAGCAATTCAATCTTCCCATCAGGAATTGTATGAATATCTTCTCTAATTGTTTTCcacaaatgtgaagaaaaaataaatacgaAATTGTTTTGAAACACAAAATACGATACAAATGTgagacattatttttattaaagatttttgtgCTACGGTTAAGCTTTGAAAATGTATCTGAATGCATAAATATCTACATGAATGAATATTTGAATGAAGCAAGTTCTCATATGAATGCATTTTCAAATCTTCTGTGGTTCAGTCTATTAAAGTGACAGAACTACAGTAGCAACTTATAAaacagtagaacacttgcctagcaagaacaatgccctgagttcaaactccagtaccaccaaaaaaaaaaaaaagaattacacaaAAATTTAACAGTTTTAGGCCTAAAACAGATCAAATTAGGACAATAATATTAAGGCAGAAAAAATTATAGGATAAAAAAATGAGggcattagaaaaacaaaaacactaccttaggtagaaacaggagaaggaagtaataaaaatatatttctatttagaCTGAACCTCAGTATCTTATGTAAGTAACACTAATATTTACCAAAGAAgattgttgtaaagattaaataatataatCTATGTAAAATGCCTAGGACATTAGAATTTCCATAAATATTAGTTTCTCACCTTCTTAATTCTCCTCTACTTTAAAAATCAGCAGCAGGTGCTGTTTGAGCAGGTATATGATGATCAGGCAGCAGCAGATGACCCCCCCCTCGGGACTGTCCAGCATTCATGGTCCCAGGCTGCTCTGCATCTATAAGTGTGTCCTGTATGACAGCATATCCCATCCCTGCATGTcttcctttgttgttgttgttgggagaATGGGGTGCTTAGCATTTTATCAAATGCATTAATAATGGAGTAGATATTATGAAATGCTGTGCAGGTAATTTTATATTCTAGTTGCAATGAAAAGTAGCCTTTTGGAAGACAGAACTTAAGTGTTTTCTCACTATTGCCTAAACCAGTGGGTAAGAATAACCTAGAGGGCTTGCTAAAACATGGATTACTCACCTCACCCTTACAGGTTCTAATTCAGTGGTCTGGGTTATGACACAAACTTTGCCTTTCCAAGAAGCTCCCAAGTGATGTTATGCTGCTGGTCCAGCCAGTAACACTTTTGGCTAATTTGATGAACTCCAAATAGTGGCAAAGCAGTCTTGCTTGAATTCCATCCTATATAGCCCTCTCCTGCCAAAAGAAACCCCAGTAAATTATAAGATTTTAAAGACTTTTGTGgtcaggcgctggtggcttatgcctgtaatcctataatcctagctactcaggaggtaaagatcaagaggatcatggttcaaagtcaacctgggcaaatagttcacgagaccctatctcaaaaatacctaacacaaaaatggctggtggagtagttcaaggtgtaggccctgagttcaagccccagaactgccaaaaaaaaaaaaagacatttgtggaaggaacactaaTGTCCAGAGGCATTTGTTAGGGAAACATTTAGGTGTGTACTTGTCTATGTGGTGTGTAGGTgtgtaggtttttttcttttttgatgaaagcTATTCCAGAGTAGactttgcttgatttttttccacCCAAAGTGGATAATTGATGAGTGGCATATTTCCAATTCATATCATGAGACTTCTGTGGCTCAACTATATTTAGCAATAGTTCTACATGCATTTAATCATGCAATAATTATAAAACCTCTATtatgccccacttaaagcagatATTGAAGATGCTGTGAACCAAATAAAATTCTTGTCCATTTGAACATATTTGTTAGAGAAACTGACATTAAacaattaattaaatatattgtCAAGTATATTGCAAATgacctttgtcatttttttcatctattcTCAGATGAGCATTCAAGAATATGAACTGATCCACCAAGACAAAGAGGATGAAAATTGCCTTCGTAAATACCGTAGACAGTGCATGCAGAATATGCATCAGAAGCTGAGTTTTGGGCCTAGGTATGGATTTGTGTATGAGCTGGAAACAGGGGAGCAATTCCTGGAAACAATAGAAAAGGAGCAGAAGATCACCACAATCATTgttcatatttatgaaggtggcaTTAAGAGTTGTGATGCTATAAACAGTAGTTTAACATGCCTTGCAGCAGAATACCCCATGGtcaaattttgtaaaataaaagctTCTAATACAGGTGCTGGGGACCGCTTTTCCTCAGATGTACTCCCCACACTGCTTGTGTACAAAGGTGGGGAACTCATAAGCAATTTTATTAGTGTTGCTAAACAGTTTGCTGGAGAATTTTTTGCTGGGGATGTAGAGGCTTTCCTAAATGAATATGGATTACTACCTGAAAGAGAGATGCAGACCCCTGAGCAGACCAACATGGAAGAAGAAGATATTGAATAAACACAATGTCAATACTTCATATTTATCCTTTACACATGAaacattgattttggtagtatctATATTCCTTTAGAGAACACTAAACATAGCCATGGCTAGTCTAATTTTGAACAAAAGATTGATGTTAAACTTTTAGCATTTCTTAGTATTAGTTATTCAAATTGAGGTAATGCTTTACTATAAAAACAGTGCAATCCTTAACAACATTGTTAGTAAATAAAGAAGAGGGGGATgatattatgttatttttcaaaaattctttcaaatgaTGTGGTAGGTTTTTACTCCTTGTTTTTCCTCAATGTTCTTATTTGTGCTTTTCCAACTGCATTATGACTTTAATTTTTCTAGTGCAATAAGAATAAAATCTCATGAGGAAATAAATACCCTACGTGAACTCTGCTTCTCAAGCACTACATTATGAAGGTCCTGAGAACTTCATAAATCTCAGAATACAGAAGGTTTTTATTCTGTTAAGTATCCTACATTCCAATCAAATCAATGTATAAGAAATTTAGAAACACTGTGCCACAttaaagttgtaaaaaaaaagttgtacTTGCTAAAAAGGTAGGATGGAAACAAGGTCTTCTTATTCTCATGATGAAAGCATAATATTTAGTAATCATAATAATTCCAGTTATCATTTATTGATTGTCAATTGTAAGCCAGTATTTTATGCCACATATCTAATTAATAACCACAAATCTGCATGTAGAatagtattattttcatttttaaaataatgaaactgagactcagaaaagtgaaatggaagtttacttttatttctcttgaaaaCATTTAGAAGTCTGTCCTCCACAAAGACATGGAAGTACAAaatagaatataattttaaaatatttttggatgtATGAATTAGCTTAAGagcaaaataaaagaagtttTCTAGGTCTGAATCAGAGTGGAAAAATAATGGCATGTGAGAGCTAAAGAAATTGGGCCTATGATGGAAGAAACAGTGCTTGTCAAGTACCCAGGAATGGGTTCCATATGAGATGTGTGTATAAAGCAAATTTACACAATTCTTCCTGGCAGACCATGGTTGAAATCAGACATGTGTCACAATGTTGAgtctccattctctctctctctctcagggccttgtatttgctaggcaggcactctaccaattgagccacttcatcagccctttttgtgttggttattcttgagacagagtctcacattATGCCTGGGATGGTCTGCTAATCCACCTATTTGCACTTCTCCATGTAGTCCTGTAAACTTTTTGTTCAGGTTGtactccaaccatgatcctcttgatctctgctgtgaggatcacaggcttgagctAATGCTTGTGGCCTAGTCTCCACAATCTGAAATGAATACTTTATACTCTTCTTTCCTTAAGCCTTTTACACTCCTTCCACCCACTGTAAGCATACTTCATTGAGAAAATAGAAGTTATCACATAATACCGACCTCATCTTTCCACCATCAGAACTAAAATGTGCACTTACATGTAAGCATTGTTTCTACTGACGTTATGATGGAACAAGTGTCCATAGACCGATTAAAGAGTCCATAGAGGCAACCCACAAGCTATACTATAGACACTACCTTCCTCACATATACAGTTATTCTTTTGCAGCTATTCCTGTCCTCTCTGCatatctctctccctttctctataTTGTATTACCCATATTGGAttataagtttttttaaattgccCACCATTT is a window from the Castor canadensis chromosome 11, mCasCan1.hap1v2, whole genome shotgun sequence genome containing:
- the Pdc gene encoding phosducin, which codes for MSSPQSRDDKDSKERFSRKMSIQEYELIHQDKEDENCLRKYRRQCMQNMHQKLSFGPRYGFVYELETGEQFLETIEKEQKITTIIVHIYEGGIKSCDAINSSLTCLAAEYPMVKFCKIKASNTGAGDRFSSDVLPTLLVYKGGELISNFISVAKQFAGEFFAGDVEAFLNEYGLLPEREMQTPEQTNMEEEDIE